In Hallerella succinigenes, the following are encoded in one genomic region:
- a CDS encoding pyridoxal phosphate-dependent aminotransferase has protein sequence MRKRLLTEGAKELSYEIREIVKKANQLKALGLKIHWENIGDPIQKHCQIPEWIKEIVSDLAKENNSYAYCPSKGLLSTREFIANETNKLGGVQITPEDILFFNGLGDAISTIYSQLSMTTRIIGPSPAYSTHSSAEAAHAHSSPLVYHLRPENHWLPDLEELENKVKYNPNVAGILILNPDNPTGMVYPLEYLEKMVKIAKDYKLCIICDEIYSKITYNGAHAYPLATYIGDVPGISMNGISKQYPWPGARCGWVEYYNRDKDPEFDAFCRAIDNAKMIEVCSTTIPQLTIPKILGDSRYSAHRQALNERIGRRSAVINEILSDVPELYFNPTYGAFYNTIVFKPGVLNSRQSLPIEDPKIKSLVNQWTANVKSEDYRFVYYLLATTGVCVVPISSFCSELEGFRITLLEEDEDELRLVFTKIRDAIKAYVASAK, from the coding sequence ATGCGTAAACGACTTTTAACTGAAGGTGCAAAAGAGCTCTCGTACGAAATCCGTGAGATTGTCAAGAAGGCCAATCAGTTAAAGGCACTCGGTCTCAAGATCCACTGGGAAAACATCGGCGACCCGATTCAAAAGCATTGCCAGATCCCGGAATGGATCAAAGAAATCGTCAGCGACCTCGCCAAGGAAAACAACAGCTACGCCTACTGCCCGTCCAAGGGACTTCTTTCCACCCGCGAATTCATTGCGAACGAAACGAACAAGCTCGGCGGCGTGCAGATCACGCCGGAAGACATCCTCTTCTTCAACGGCCTCGGTGACGCCATTTCGACCATCTACAGCCAGCTGTCGATGACGACCCGCATCATTGGACCGTCCCCAGCTTACAGCACCCACAGTTCCGCGGAAGCAGCCCATGCGCACTCTTCCCCGCTCGTGTACCACCTCCGTCCAGAAAACCATTGGCTCCCGGACCTCGAAGAACTGGAGAACAAGGTCAAGTACAACCCGAACGTGGCCGGCATTTTGATTTTGAACCCGGACAATCCGACCGGCATGGTCTATCCTCTTGAATACCTCGAAAAGATGGTGAAGATCGCAAAGGACTATAAACTCTGCATCATCTGCGACGAAATCTACAGCAAGATCACGTACAACGGAGCCCATGCGTATCCGCTCGCTACTTACATCGGCGACGTCCCGGGAATTTCCATGAACGGCATTTCCAAGCAGTATCCGTGGCCGGGCGCTCGTTGCGGCTGGGTCGAATACTACAACCGCGACAAGGACCCTGAGTTCGATGCGTTCTGCCGTGCGATCGACAACGCGAAAATGATCGAAGTCTGCTCGACGACGATTCCGCAGCTCACAATTCCAAAGATTCTCGGCGACTCCCGCTATTCGGCGCACCGTCAGGCTCTGAACGAACGCATTGGACGCCGTAGCGCGGTCATCAATGAAATTCTTTCCGACGTTCCGGAACTTTACTTCAACCCGACCTACGGCGCATTCTACAATACAATCGTCTTCAAGCCGGGCGTTTTGAACTCTCGCCAGTCCCTTCCGATCGAAGATCCGAAGATCAAGTCGCTTGTGAATCAGTGGACGGCAAACGTCAAGAGCGAAGACTACCGCTTTGTGTACTACCTGCTTGCGACGACCGGCGTCTGTGTCGTTCCGATCAGCAGCTTCTGCAGCGAACTCGAAGGCTTCCGCATCACGCTCCTCGAAGAAGATGAAGACGAACTCCGTCTCGTATTCACGAAGATTCGCGACGCAATCAAGGCTTACGTGGCGAGTGCAAAGTAA
- a CDS encoding VanZ family protein, with translation MQKLDSLFQRYPLFRFIPAVLLLAMIFRTSSIDGDGMDWLVPPFDKFLHAGTFGALAIFFGLWFTNARWEKNRLIVALYCVGLCLLAGVLDEYHQSFVPGRSVSVGDIIADVFGGTCGITLYALVKPWKRLRIFREDSKLLE, from the coding sequence ATGCAAAAATTGGATTCTCTTTTTCAGCGCTATCCGCTGTTCCGCTTTATTCCTGCTGTACTGTTGCTCGCGATGATATTTCGCACCTCTTCGATCGATGGGGATGGCATGGACTGGCTTGTGCCACCGTTCGATAAATTTTTGCATGCCGGAACATTCGGCGCGTTGGCGATCTTTTTTGGACTGTGGTTCACGAATGCCCGTTGGGAAAAGAACCGTCTGATCGTGGCGCTTTATTGCGTCGGGCTTTGTCTTTTGGCAGGTGTCCTTGACGAATACCATCAGAGCTTTGTGCCCGGACGGAGCGTTTCTGTTGGCGACATCATCGCGGACGTATTCGGCGGCACTTGTGGAATCACGCTTTACGCTTTGGTAAAACCTTGGAAGCGTTTACGCATTTTTCGGGAAGATTCCAAGCTGCTGGAATAG
- a CDS encoding TM2 domain-containing protein, which yields MPREGEHNKWIALALCILLGYLGLHRFYEGKIWTGILWLCTGGLLGVGIIVDAILIVMKPEHY from the coding sequence ATGCCTCGTGAAGGAGAACATAATAAGTGGATAGCCCTCGCCCTCTGCATTCTGCTCGGCTATCTGGGACTGCACCGTTTTTACGAAGGTAAAATCTGGACGGGAATTCTTTGGCTGTGCACGGGCGGGCTTCTCGGTGTGGGAATCATCGTCGATGCAATCCTCATCGTCATGAAGCCGGAACATTATTAA
- a CDS encoding MGMT family protein, producing MLKDEVYRYLTRIPHGKVVTYGQIADSLGNKKLARAVGNVLHNNPDPVKYPCYKVVNATGVLSRHFAFGGIEGQKVRLQEDGVEVIGDRVDLLKFQFRE from the coding sequence ATGCTGAAAGATGAGGTTTATCGGTATTTAACGAGGATTCCCCACGGGAAGGTGGTGACGTATGGTCAGATCGCCGATTCCTTGGGAAATAAAAAACTCGCACGGGCGGTGGGAAACGTTTTGCACAATAATCCGGACCCGGTGAAATATCCTTGTTACAAAGTTGTGAATGCAACAGGAGTACTTTCAAGACATTTTGCTTTCGGCGGAATCGAAGGCCAAAAGGTGCGTCTCCAAGAAGACGGCGTGGAAGTCATCGGAGACCGAGTCGATCTTTTGAAGTTTCAGTTTCGCGAATAA
- the murB gene encoding UDP-N-acetylmuramate dehydrogenase — MGLLNNILENVELKKLTTFRIGGTARYFYKPDTFEDLVAAKKFAAEKNLPYFVIGCGSNILASDEGYDGLIIKLGKGFSDFKFENDTLVAKAGAPLTLLARKSATLGLAGIHLLAGIPATLGGALYMNAGAYDQETGQHIVSIKVLEEDGSIKDYSFEECQFGYRKSVFQNTKKIILEATFKLTPANADELVEAQKKVMESRKTKQPLDLPNAGSMFKRPVGGYAGTLIDEAGLKGTSVGGAQVSTKHAGFIVNTGNATAKDVYDLTELVIQRVYENSGHKFKLEREVVMLGKIAP; from the coding sequence ATGGGATTACTAAACAATATACTCGAAAATGTTGAATTGAAAAAGCTTACTACCTTCCGAATCGGTGGTACAGCCCGTTATTTCTACAAACCGGACACCTTCGAAGACCTCGTCGCCGCAAAAAAGTTCGCAGCCGAAAAGAATCTTCCATATTTTGTCATCGGTTGCGGATCGAACATCCTCGCTTCGGACGAAGGTTACGACGGACTCATCATCAAGCTCGGTAAGGGTTTCAGCGATTTCAAGTTTGAAAACGATACTCTGGTTGCCAAGGCTGGCGCCCCGCTGACACTCCTCGCTCGCAAGAGCGCAACGCTTGGACTTGCAGGCATCCACTTGCTCGCGGGCATCCCGGCTACCCTCGGCGGTGCTCTTTACATGAACGCAGGCGCCTACGACCAGGAAACCGGTCAGCATATCGTCTCCATCAAGGTTCTTGAAGAAGACGGTTCCATTAAGGATTACTCCTTCGAAGAATGCCAGTTCGGCTACCGCAAGTCCGTATTCCAGAATACGAAAAAGATCATTCTCGAAGCGACCTTCAAGCTGACTCCGGCCAACGCAGACGAACTCGTCGAAGCCCAGAAGAAGGTAATGGAATCCCGCAAGACGAAACAGCCGCTCGACCTCCCGAACGCGGGTTCCATGTTCAAGCGTCCGGTCGGCGGATACGCTGGTACCCTCATCGATGAAGCAGGCCTCAAGGGCACGAGCGTCGGCGGTGCTCAGGTTTCGACCAAGCACGCTGGCTTTATCGTGAACACAGGCAACGCAACGGCCAAGGACGTTTACGATTTGACCGAACTCGTGATCCAGCGCGTTTACGAAAACAGTGGCCACAAGTTCAAACTGGAACGCGAAGTCGTGATGCTTGGAAAGATCGCACCTTAA
- a CDS encoding toprim domain-containing protein: MTAERIDLEALKSTISITQVAERLGHSVVRGKIRCPYAMRHAHGDRTPSVSISESKGLFNCWVCPDVRGDVIKLVEISKNLDFKGAISWLQNEFGMPTGNSNEALPMPMIKVVHKAPEPEIDPILRAKIILAFFEKLSPVEGSPAAPWLIKRRIFKKTWEKMRLRVITDYDRVNRSLLDQFGLEVLQKAGLFNDKGNLRYYKHRLLFPYLDTKVIPRFFQARSIEPDTQPKELNLRGQVPFPFHVSLLDGEPGWIYLCEGCVDTLTMIDRGFPAVGIPGVKSFKPEWANLFKNKNVIVCLDQDEAGRAMTRVVVDVLQKAGIKASPLGEGITVESFKMAEGQDINSWFGGKK, from the coding sequence ATGACGGCGGAACGTATCGATTTAGAGGCTTTAAAAAGCACAATTTCTATCACCCAGGTGGCTGAACGCTTGGGTCATTCGGTCGTACGAGGCAAAATTCGCTGTCCGTATGCGATGCGACATGCCCATGGGGACCGTACCCCCAGCGTTTCGATTTCGGAATCCAAGGGGCTTTTTAATTGTTGGGTATGCCCGGATGTGCGTGGCGACGTCATCAAATTGGTGGAAATTTCCAAAAATTTGGACTTTAAGGGCGCCATCAGCTGGCTGCAGAATGAGTTCGGCATGCCGACGGGGAATTCGAACGAAGCCTTACCCATGCCGATGATCAAAGTTGTTCACAAGGCTCCTGAACCGGAAATCGATCCGATCCTTCGGGCAAAAATCATCCTCGCTTTTTTTGAAAAGCTCTCGCCGGTGGAAGGTTCTCCTGCGGCGCCTTGGCTTATAAAGCGCCGAATTTTCAAAAAAACCTGGGAAAAGATGCGCTTGCGCGTGATTACCGACTACGACCGGGTGAACCGTTCCTTGCTCGATCAGTTCGGACTTGAAGTTTTGCAGAAAGCGGGCCTTTTTAATGATAAGGGAAACCTGCGCTATTATAAACATCGTCTGCTTTTTCCGTATCTCGATACGAAGGTGATTCCGCGTTTTTTTCAGGCGCGGTCCATTGAACCGGATACGCAGCCGAAGGAATTAAACTTGCGCGGTCAGGTGCCGTTCCCGTTTCACGTTTCGTTGCTCGATGGTGAACCTGGGTGGATTTACCTGTGCGAAGGCTGCGTGGATACGCTCACGATGATCGATCGCGGGTTCCCGGCTGTGGGAATTCCGGGGGTCAAATCCTTTAAGCCAGAATGGGCTAACCTCTTTAAAAACAAGAACGTTATTGTATGCTTGGACCAGGACGAGGCTGGCAGGGCTATGACTCGTGTCGTGGTGGATGTTTTGCAAAAGGCGGGCATCAAGGCGTCTCCGCTTGGCGAAGGCATCACGGTCGAAAGTTTTAAAATGGCGGAAGGGCAGGACATCAATTCCTGGTTCGGCGGAAAAAAGTAA
- the mtgA gene encoding monofunctional biosynthetic peptidoglycan transglycosylase, protein MKPSQLKQKIVDFWKSLPQGLRTALSVIACALKWIYRIVDRLVRIALLGLMLYAIAFTVVMSVLLYKGFVYCYDIYDNVKQLEFTNPEMSRYMEALVDSNPATQIKHRFVPLDSISPYLRKAVIASEDAGFYYHPGFDVRAIAEALDANRYYGKTKFGASTITQQLAKNLFLSSERSWERKFKELAYALLMEKILGKDRILELYLNYAQWGPNIFGCEMASQAYFKKSAYKLNLDQSINMAAVLASPGKHNPNGRYSRFMASRRSVIYQNMFPRRDSLKVDSLKALNTPPDSSAASGETSVSN, encoded by the coding sequence GTGAAGCCTTCTCAATTAAAACAAAAAATAGTCGACTTCTGGAAGTCGCTTCCGCAGGGTTTGCGGACGGCTCTTTCGGTCATCGCTTGCGCTTTGAAATGGATTTACCGTATTGTGGACCGTTTGGTGCGGATCGCGCTGCTCGGTTTGATGTTGTATGCGATTGCATTTACTGTGGTGATGTCCGTCCTTTTGTATAAAGGTTTCGTTTACTGCTACGACATTTACGATAATGTGAAGCAGCTCGAATTTACGAACCCGGAAATGAGCCGTTACATGGAGGCTCTGGTCGATTCGAATCCGGCAACGCAGATCAAGCATCGCTTTGTGCCTCTCGACAGCATTAGCCCGTATTTGCGGAAGGCGGTGATCGCAAGCGAAGACGCGGGCTTCTACTATCATCCGGGCTTCGATGTGCGTGCGATTGCGGAAGCTCTCGATGCGAACCGCTATTATGGCAAGACCAAGTTCGGCGCTAGTACGATTACCCAACAGCTTGCAAAGAACCTTTTCCTTTCGAGCGAACGTTCGTGGGAACGCAAGTTCAAGGAGCTCGCCTATGCGCTTCTCATGGAAAAGATTCTCGGCAAGGATCGCATTCTTGAACTGTATTTGAATTACGCCCAATGGGGCCCGAATATTTTTGGCTGCGAAATGGCGAGCCAGGCATATTTTAAAAAGAGCGCTTACAAGTTGAACCTTGACCAGTCAATCAATATGGCTGCGGTCCTTGCAAGCCCCGGAAAACATAATCCGAATGGACGTTACAGCCGCTTTATGGCGAGTCGCCGTTCGGTGATTTACCAGAATATGTTCCCCCGACGCGACAGCTTGAAGGTGGACAGCTTGAAGGCTTTGAACACACCGCCAGATTCGTCGGCAGCAAGTGGGGAAACAAGCGTTTCGAACTGA
- the purB gene encoding adenylosuccinate lyase produces MRNEFESPLIKRYASKEMSFIFSPQYKFETWRKLWIYLAESEMELGLPITQEQVDELKSHATDINFDVAEAEEKRRRHDVMSHVYAYGVQCPKAKGIIHLGATSAFVGDNTDLIQMKQGLILVRKRLCRVMDKLSKFAMEYKDMPQLGATHFQAAQLTTVGKRACLWLQDMLIDLEELNFLIKVLPFRGVKGTTGTQASFMDLFNGDEEKIMELDRRVTEKAGFERVLTITGQTYTRKWDNRVNQVLSSIAQSLHKFATDMRLMQGVKEVEEPFEKTQIGSSAMAYKRNPMRSERICSLARFVMAQVNSTAFTQATQWFERTLDDSANKRLAIPEAFLAMDAMLIIAENVTNGLVVYPKVIEKRIMAELPFMATENIIMEGVKNGGDRQELHEEIRVMSMEAGKVVKEQGKDNDLLERVLKNEKFQKLGITEAKLKEILDLRKFVGRAPGQVVKFVGDEVLPAIEAVPDWNVLDAGELKV; encoded by the coding sequence ATGCGCAATGAGTTCGAAAGCCCGCTGATCAAGCGTTATGCCTCCAAGGAAATGAGTTTCATCTTCAGTCCGCAGTACAAGTTCGAGACTTGGCGTAAGCTGTGGATCTATCTCGCCGAATCCGAAATGGAACTTGGTCTTCCGATTACACAGGAACAGGTGGACGAACTCAAGTCACACGCAACGGACATCAACTTTGACGTGGCGGAAGCGGAAGAAAAGCGTCGCCGTCATGACGTGATGAGCCACGTTTACGCTTACGGTGTTCAGTGCCCGAAGGCTAAGGGCATTATTCACCTTGGTGCGACGTCCGCATTCGTCGGTGACAATACCGATTTGATCCAGATGAAGCAGGGCCTTATCCTTGTGCGCAAGCGCCTTTGCCGTGTGATGGACAAGCTTTCCAAGTTTGCGATGGAATACAAGGACATGCCGCAGCTCGGTGCAACGCACTTCCAAGCGGCACAACTCACGACTGTGGGCAAGCGCGCTTGCCTTTGGCTGCAGGACATGCTGATTGACCTCGAAGAATTGAATTTCCTCATTAAGGTCCTTCCGTTCCGCGGCGTGAAGGGTACGACCGGTACGCAGGCAAGCTTCATGGACCTCTTCAACGGCGACGAAGAAAAGATCATGGAACTCGACCGTCGTGTGACTGAAAAGGCTGGCTTCGAACGCGTTCTCACCATCACCGGCCAGACCTACACCCGCAAGTGGGATAACCGCGTAAACCAGGTGCTCAGTTCCATCGCTCAGTCTCTGCACAAGTTCGCCACCGACATGCGCCTGATGCAGGGCGTGAAGGAAGTGGAAGAACCGTTCGAAAAGACGCAGATCGGCTCCAGCGCCATGGCTTACAAGCGTAACCCGATGAGGAGCGAACGCATTTGCTCCCTCGCTCGTTTCGTGATGGCTCAAGTGAACAGCACCGCCTTCACCCAGGCAACGCAGTGGTTCGAACGCACCCTCGACGATAGCGCAAACAAGCGTCTCGCCATTCCGGAAGCGTTCCTCGCCATGGATGCCATGCTCATCATCGCCGAGAACGTCACCAACGGCCTCGTCGTTTACCCGAAGGTCATCGAAAAGCGCATCATGGCCGAACTTCCGTTCATGGCTACCGAAAACATCATCATGGAAGGAGTCAAGAACGGTGGCGACCGTCAGGAACTCCACGAAGAAATCCGCGTGATGAGTATGGAAGCGGGCAAGGTCGTGAAGGAACAGGGCAAGGATAACGATCTCCTTGAACGCGTTCTCAAAAATGAAAAGTTCCAGAAGCTCGGTATCACTGAAGCGAAGCTCAAGGAAATCCTCGACCTCCGCAAGTTCGTGGGCCGCGCTCCGGGGCAGGTGGTGAAGTTTGTCGGCGACGAAGTTCTTCCGGCGATTGAAGCCGTTCCTGATTGGAATGTTTTGGATGCCGGTGAACTGAAGGTCTAA
- a CDS encoding tyrosine recombinase, translating to MENGEWLDSYLSFLGVERNLSQATIQSYEEDLRHFVYWADERESKISDLKPENLDEFLTQIAGREDYSPTSVARHFSSLRGFLKFLLREKVFPYSTDSLLATPRIGHYLPQCLTREEVDSIFEKIQELSKAPERDTALLELLYSEGLRIAEALSIRIQDIDFENEWITPIGKGNKQRLVPLGEKAKENLKAWMQGPRLALSPKSDTIILNSRGGKMTRMGAWKLIQKYTAHLNKHVTPHTFRHSFATHCLEAGMDLRVLQELLGHANVTTTQIYTHISDQMIQEEHRTFHPREIGKR from the coding sequence ATGGAAAATGGTGAATGGTTAGATTCTTATCTCTCGTTCTTGGGCGTAGAACGTAATCTGTCCCAAGCTACAATCCAGAGCTACGAAGAAGACCTGCGCCATTTTGTGTACTGGGCAGACGAACGCGAGTCCAAAATCAGCGATCTCAAGCCCGAAAACCTAGACGAATTTTTGACGCAAATCGCCGGCAGAGAAGACTACAGTCCGACTTCCGTGGCAAGGCACTTTTCGAGCCTTCGCGGATTCCTCAAATTCCTTTTGCGTGAAAAGGTATTCCCCTACTCCACCGACAGCCTGCTCGCGACCCCGCGCATCGGCCATTACCTGCCACAGTGCCTGACCCGAGAAGAAGTCGATAGCATCTTTGAAAAAATTCAGGAACTTTCCAAGGCTCCGGAACGCGACACGGCGCTTCTTGAATTACTTTATTCAGAAGGGCTCCGCATTGCAGAAGCGCTTTCCATTCGCATTCAAGACATTGACTTCGAAAACGAATGGATTACACCGATCGGCAAGGGAAACAAGCAAAGGCTCGTCCCGCTCGGCGAAAAGGCGAAAGAAAATTTAAAGGCCTGGATGCAGGGGCCGCGACTTGCACTTTCTCCTAAATCCGATACCATCATCTTAAATTCCCGCGGCGGCAAAATGACCCGCATGGGAGCGTGGAAGCTGATTCAAAAATACACCGCGCACTTGAACAAGCATGTTACGCCGCACACATTCCGCCACAGCTTCGCGACGCACTGTCTTGAAGCCGGTATGGACCTGCGCGTTTTACAGGAACTGCTCGGACACGCAAACGTGACCACCACGCAGATCTATACGCACATCAGCGACCAGATGATTCAGGAAGAACACCGCACCTTCCACCCACGCGAAATCGGCAAACGCTAA